One genomic segment of Frankiales bacterium includes these proteins:
- a CDS encoding FAD-dependent oxidoreductase has translation MGAGRGGHGPHPPASVARVRAVVVGAGAWGLPAAAELARRGHDVTLLDRHGTAHQLGSSSGPTRLWRLAHPDRLRVRLAQRSVEAWHRLEAASGITAILERGLVWRDDVTWEKVDAALTAEGVPHEVVEPQDVGRVFPGLRPDGRVAVWQRDAGPVLARAALDAQAALFAMARGELVCGPVVREIDTTSDGVLLLAEGGRSFRADVAVLAPGPGAGALLRALGVPLTLYPVLEQVCHVGHAPDTDAMPCLYDGPMGQEPGMYAMPTPGRGYKLGVDQPLRAWREDDLDRVPDPGVSAHISARVSRNFVDLDPTVLDAQVCSWTDSPDGRFVIDTVADGRVVIACGDSGEGFKFSALMGLILADLAEGRAPDADVATFGLARFAGGEPVRLPHVLGR, from the coding sequence ATGGGGGCTGGACGGGGAGGCCACGGGCCCCATCCTCCCGCTAGCGTGGCGCGCGTGAGGGCCGTGGTGGTCGGAGCCGGTGCGTGGGGCCTGCCCGCGGCGGCCGAGCTCGCCCGCCGCGGCCACGACGTCACCCTCCTGGACCGGCACGGCACCGCCCACCAGCTCGGGTCCTCCTCCGGCCCCACCCGGCTGTGGCGCCTCGCGCACCCGGACCGACTGCGCGTGCGCCTGGCCCAGCGCTCGGTGGAGGCCTGGCACCGGCTGGAGGCAGCCTCCGGCATCACCGCGATCCTCGAGCGCGGCCTCGTCTGGCGCGACGACGTCACGTGGGAGAAGGTCGACGCCGCCCTCACCGCCGAGGGCGTGCCGCACGAGGTGGTCGAGCCCCAGGACGTCGGACGGGTCTTCCCGGGGCTGCGCCCCGACGGCCGCGTCGCCGTGTGGCAGCGCGACGCCGGCCCGGTGCTCGCCCGGGCGGCCCTCGACGCGCAGGCGGCGCTGTTCGCGATGGCCCGCGGGGAGCTGGTGTGCGGGCCTGTCGTGCGGGAGATCGACACCACCTCCGACGGCGTGCTCCTGCTCGCCGAGGGCGGCCGCTCCTTCCGGGCCGACGTCGCCGTCCTCGCGCCCGGGCCCGGGGCCGGGGCGCTGCTGCGCGCCCTCGGCGTCCCGCTCACCCTCTACCCGGTGCTCGAGCAGGTGTGCCACGTGGGCCACGCCCCGGACACCGACGCCATGCCCTGCCTCTACGACGGGCCGATGGGCCAGGAGCCCGGGATGTACGCGATGCCCACCCCGGGTCGTGGCTACAAGCTCGGCGTCGACCAGCCGCTGCGCGCCTGGCGCGAGGACGACCTCGACCGGGTGCCCGACCCCGGCGTCTCCGCCCACATCTCGGCGCGGGTGTCGCGCAACTTCGTCGACCTCGACCCCACCGTGCTCGACGCTCAGGTGTGCTCGTGGACCGACTCCCCGGACGGCCGCTTCGTGATCGACACCGTGGCGGACGGGCGGGTGGTGATCGCCTGCGGCGACTCCGGCGAGGGCTTCAAGTTCTCCGCCCTCATGGGGCTGATCCTGGCCGACCTGGCCGAGGGCCGGGCGCCCGACGCCGACGTCGCGACGTTCGGGCTGGCCAGGTTCGCCGGCGGCGAGCCGGTCCGCCTCCCGCACGTGCTCGGCCGGTAG
- a CDS encoding 4-hydroxy-tetrahydrodipicolinate reductase, which translates to MTVRVGVIGARGRVGSVVAAAVDAADDLELAVAIDKDDRLEALTDAGCEVVVDFTHPAAVMDDVEFLVGHGIHAVVGTTGWDDERYARVRTWLEASPGTGVLVAPNFGIGAVLMMRFAAMAAPYFESVEVVELHHPTKADAPSGTAQATARAVAAARRDAGLGPMPDATTSALEGARGASVDGVPVHAVRLRGLVSHQEVLLGGPGETLTLRHDTFDVASFVPGVLLGVRTVATRPGLTIGLDAYLGLA; encoded by the coding sequence ATGACCGTGCGCGTCGGTGTGATCGGTGCCCGCGGGCGCGTCGGCTCGGTGGTGGCCGCGGCGGTGGACGCCGCGGACGACCTCGAGCTCGCAGTGGCCATCGACAAGGACGACCGGCTCGAGGCCCTGACCGACGCCGGCTGCGAGGTCGTCGTCGACTTCACCCACCCCGCAGCAGTGATGGACGACGTCGAGTTCCTGGTGGGCCACGGCATCCACGCCGTCGTGGGCACCACCGGGTGGGACGACGAGCGCTACGCCCGCGTGCGCACCTGGCTGGAGGCCTCGCCCGGCACCGGCGTGCTGGTCGCCCCCAACTTCGGCATCGGGGCGGTGCTCATGATGCGCTTCGCCGCGATGGCGGCGCCCTACTTCGAGTCCGTCGAGGTGGTCGAGCTGCACCACCCGACGAAGGCCGACGCGCCCTCGGGCACCGCGCAGGCGACCGCGCGCGCCGTGGCGGCCGCGCGCCGGGACGCAGGGCTCGGGCCCATGCCCGACGCGACCACCTCGGCCCTCGAAGGCGCGCGGGGAGCCAGCGTCGACGGCGTCCCCGTGCACGCCGTGCGGCTGCGCGGCCTGGTGTCGCACCAGGAGGTGCTGCTCGGCGGCCCCGGCGAGACCCTCACCCTGCGCCACGACACCTTCGACGTGGCGTCCTTCGTCCCGGGCGTGCTGCTCGGCGTCCGCACCGTCGCGACCAGGCCCGGCCTCACCATCGGCCTCGACGCCTACCTCGGCCTGGCCTGA
- a CDS encoding TIGR02453 family protein, with protein sequence MAAFTGIPLAALDFYEALAVDNTRTWWTAHKDAYERDVRGPLTDLVAELEGEFGAAKVFRPYRDVRFSKEKTPYKDHQGAFVGAEDGIGWYVQVSAAGLMVAGGWYSSSPVQLARFRAAVDSPVVATLETALAAARKGRLEIGGDVMKTRPRGVPEDHPHLDLLRHRSLTVSTQYGAPAWLASRTALTRVRSAWRAMTPLVDWLADHVGPVDDGIPPEPP encoded by the coding sequence GTGGCCGCGTTCACCGGGATCCCCCTCGCCGCGCTCGACTTCTACGAGGCGCTCGCCGTCGACAACACCCGCACGTGGTGGACGGCGCACAAGGACGCCTACGAGCGCGACGTGCGCGGGCCGCTCACCGACCTCGTCGCCGAGCTCGAGGGCGAGTTCGGCGCGGCGAAGGTGTTCCGCCCGTACCGCGACGTCCGCTTCTCGAAGGAGAAGACGCCGTACAAGGACCACCAGGGCGCGTTCGTGGGGGCGGAGGACGGCATCGGCTGGTACGTCCAGGTGTCGGCTGCGGGCCTCATGGTGGCCGGCGGCTGGTACTCCTCGTCGCCCGTGCAGCTCGCCCGGTTCCGTGCCGCCGTCGACTCCCCCGTGGTGGCGACGCTCGAGACGGCGCTGGCCGCCGCCCGCAAGGGGCGGCTGGAGATCGGCGGCGACGTCATGAAGACGCGACCGCGCGGCGTGCCCGAGGACCACCCCCACCTCGACCTGCTGCGCCACCGGTCGCTCACCGTCTCGACCCAGTACGGCGCGCCCGCGTGGCTCGCCAGCCGCACCGCCCTCACGCGCGTGCGCTCCGCGTGGCGTGCGATGACGCCGCTGGTCGACTGGCTGGCCGATCACGTGGGCCCGGTGGACGACGGCATCCCGCCGGAGCCGCCGTGA
- a CDS encoding low temperature requirement protein A, with product MVARDSGEEHRASTPLELFFDLCFVVAVAAASTELHHSETEPGHLAAGVVSYLMVFFAIWWAWMNVTWFASAYDPDDVLYRLSVLVVMAGALVLAAGVPRAFEERDFTVVTVGYCVMRLSLVQLWLRAAHDDPPRRDTAVRMATGVSLCQLGWVALLLVPVGLKLPGFALLVVCELVVPVVAERANPTQWHPGHISERYGLFTLIVLGESVLSGSVAIGAAVTGSGQLALVWGIAVGGLLLVFSMWWKYFARTAVALLTSTRQGFVWGYGHLVVFASAAATGAGIAVAVDQATGVADIDLRLAAACVTVPAALYLATVWWLHLRPQEGTDSRSFTLLGVGLVLLATFGPQPVLLAGLAAALTVAANVVLDVRASTTTRAAAPESA from the coding sequence ATGGTGGCCCGCGACTCCGGCGAGGAGCACCGCGCGTCGACGCCGCTCGAGCTCTTCTTCGACCTGTGCTTCGTCGTGGCGGTCGCGGCGGCGTCGACCGAGCTGCACCACAGCGAGACCGAGCCTGGGCACCTGGCCGCCGGGGTGGTGTCCTACCTGATGGTGTTCTTCGCCATCTGGTGGGCGTGGATGAACGTCACGTGGTTCGCCTCGGCGTACGACCCGGACGACGTGCTCTACCGGCTGTCGGTCCTCGTCGTGATGGCGGGTGCCCTGGTGCTCGCTGCCGGTGTTCCGCGCGCGTTCGAGGAGCGCGACTTCACGGTCGTGACGGTCGGCTACTGCGTGATGCGGCTCTCCCTCGTGCAGCTGTGGCTGCGCGCGGCGCACGACGACCCGCCCCGGCGCGACACCGCCGTGCGCATGGCGACCGGGGTGAGCCTGTGCCAGCTCGGCTGGGTCGCGCTGCTGCTCGTGCCGGTCGGGCTCAAGCTGCCCGGCTTCGCGCTGCTCGTGGTGTGCGAGCTGGTCGTGCCCGTGGTCGCCGAGCGCGCCAACCCCACACAGTGGCACCCCGGGCACATCAGCGAGCGCTACGGCCTGTTCACGCTCATCGTGCTGGGCGAGTCGGTGCTGTCCGGCTCGGTGGCCATCGGCGCCGCGGTGACCGGATCCGGCCAGCTCGCCCTGGTGTGGGGCATCGCTGTCGGCGGGCTTCTGCTGGTGTTCTCCATGTGGTGGAAGTACTTCGCCCGCACCGCGGTCGCGCTGCTCACGAGCACCCGGCAGGGGTTCGTCTGGGGCTACGGCCACCTCGTGGTGTTCGCCTCGGCCGCGGCGACCGGGGCCGGGATCGCCGTGGCCGTCGACCAGGCGACGGGCGTCGCCGACATCGACCTGCGGCTCGCAGCGGCCTGCGTGACGGTGCCCGCCGCGCTCTACCTCGCCACGGTGTGGTGGCTGCACCTGCGCCCCCAGGAGGGCACCGACAGCCGGTCCTTCACCCTCCTGGGTGTGGGCCTCGTCCTGCTCGCGACGTTCGGGCCGCAGCCGGTGCTGCTGGCCGGCCTCGCCGCCGCGCTCACGGTCGCCGCCAACGTCGTCCTCGACGTGCGCGCCTCGACGACGACCAGGGCCGCCGCCCCCGAAAGCGCCTGA
- a CDS encoding insulinase family protein encodes MPLRTSAPGTRHRRVPGARDQKSGSTRTLLVEDGARVRRTVLPGGLRVVTESLPGVRSAAFGIWVGVGSRDESPAQAGAAHYLEHLLFKGTERRSALDISAAIDAVGGEMNAFTSKEYTCFYARVLDVDLPLAVDVVSDLVTSALLRPSDVDSERDVILEEIAMRDDDPGDLVHEEFADAMFGKTPLGRPILGTVETIESITPRAIRTFYQRRYRPENMVVSAAGNVDHTTVVRLVRRAFGDAGLLEGDAVPALPRAGEFRTRGAGDVRVLTKTTEQANVVLGVPGLARDDERRFALSVLNSALGGGMSSRLFQEIREKRGLAYSVFSFASHYADTGQFGVYAGCMPKKVDDVLAVCRDELVKVAAHGLTVEELERGKGQMRGGLVLGLEDTGSRMSRIGKAELLTGELWSTADVLAAIDDVTVDDVKDVAGSLLEVTPTLAVIGPFDADRDFSTAVA; translated from the coding sequence ATGCCGCTGCGCACCTCCGCTCCGGGCACCCGGCACCGCCGGGTGCCCGGAGCGCGCGACCAGAAGTCCGGCTCCACCCGCACCCTGCTCGTCGAGGACGGCGCCCGGGTGCGGCGCACCGTGCTGCCCGGCGGGCTGCGGGTCGTCACCGAGAGCCTGCCCGGCGTGCGCTCGGCCGCCTTCGGGATCTGGGTCGGCGTCGGCTCGCGCGACGAGTCGCCGGCGCAGGCCGGTGCCGCGCACTACCTCGAGCACCTGCTGTTCAAGGGCACCGAGCGTCGCTCCGCGCTCGACATCTCCGCCGCGATCGACGCGGTCGGCGGCGAGATGAACGCCTTCACCTCCAAGGAGTACACCTGCTTCTACGCCCGGGTGCTCGACGTCGACCTGCCGCTCGCGGTCGACGTCGTGAGCGACCTGGTCACCTCCGCGCTGCTGCGCCCCTCCGACGTCGACTCCGAGCGCGACGTGATCCTGGAGGAGATCGCGATGCGCGACGACGACCCCGGCGACCTCGTGCACGAGGAGTTCGCCGACGCCATGTTCGGCAAGACCCCGCTGGGCCGGCCGATCCTGGGGACCGTCGAGACGATCGAGTCGATCACGCCGCGGGCGATCCGCACCTTCTACCAGCGCCGCTACCGCCCCGAGAACATGGTCGTGTCGGCGGCGGGCAACGTCGACCACACCACCGTCGTGCGGCTCGTGCGGCGGGCGTTCGGCGATGCCGGCCTGCTCGAGGGCGACGCGGTGCCGGCCCTGCCGCGCGCGGGGGAGTTCCGCACCCGCGGCGCCGGCGACGTCCGCGTGCTCACCAAGACCACCGAGCAGGCCAACGTCGTGCTCGGCGTGCCCGGCCTCGCCCGCGACGACGAGCGGCGCTTCGCGCTGAGCGTGCTCAACTCCGCGCTCGGCGGTGGCATGAGCAGCCGGCTGTTCCAGGAGATCCGCGAGAAGCGCGGGCTGGCCTACTCCGTGTTCTCGTTCGCCTCCCACTACGCCGACACCGGGCAGTTCGGCGTCTACGCCGGCTGCATGCCCAAGAAGGTCGACGACGTCCTCGCGGTGTGCCGCGACGAGCTCGTGAAGGTGGCCGCGCACGGTCTCACCGTGGAGGAGCTCGAGCGCGGCAAGGGCCAGATGCGCGGCGGACTCGTGCTGGGCCTGGAGGACACCGGGTCGCGGATGTCGCGCATCGGCAAGGCCGAGCTGCTCACGGGCGAGCTGTGGTCCACCGCCGACGTGCTGGCGGCCATCGACGACGTGACCGTCGACGACGTCAAGGACGTGGCCGGGTCGCTGCTCGAGGTCACGCCCACCCTCGCGGTGATCGGGCCCTTCGACGCCGACCGCGACTTCTCCACCGCCGTCGCCTGA
- a CDS encoding FAD-dependent thymidylate synthase, with translation MTDGAAPEISFRSDVTVELVKSSASDADVLFAARVSTKGEQSLEDVDSDAGRSAGLINYLMRDRHGSPFEHNSFTFFVRAPIFVWREHMRHRITSYNEESGRYRELEPVFYVPGPERNLVQQGKPGAYEFVPGSPEQHALVDSTVRASCEQAYAAYRAMLDAGVAREVARIVLPVTIYSSAYVTMNARALMNFLSLRTKREGSHFPSFPQREIELVAERYEQEFERLMPLTYAAFQANGRVAP, from the coding sequence ATGACCGACGGTGCCGCGCCCGAGATCTCCTTCCGGAGCGACGTCACCGTCGAGCTCGTGAAGTCCTCGGCGTCCGACGCCGACGTCCTGTTCGCGGCACGGGTGTCCACCAAGGGCGAGCAGTCGCTCGAGGACGTCGACTCCGACGCCGGGCGCTCCGCGGGGCTCATCAACTACCTCATGCGGGACCGGCACGGGAGCCCGTTCGAGCACAACTCCTTCACCTTCTTCGTGCGCGCCCCGATCTTCGTGTGGCGCGAGCACATGCGGCACCGCATCACGTCGTACAACGAGGAGTCCGGCCGCTACCGCGAGCTCGAGCCGGTGTTCTACGTGCCCGGCCCGGAGCGCAACCTCGTGCAGCAGGGCAAGCCCGGGGCCTACGAGTTCGTGCCGGGGTCCCCGGAGCAGCACGCCCTGGTCGACTCCACGGTGCGCGCGTCGTGCGAGCAGGCCTACGCCGCCTACCGCGCGATGCTCGACGCCGGCGTCGCCCGCGAGGTGGCCCGCATCGTGCTCCCCGTCACGATCTACTCCTCGGCCTACGTCACGATGAACGCGCGGGCGCTGATGAACTTCCTCTCCCTGCGCACCAAGCGCGAGGGGTCGCACTTCCCGTCGTTCCCGCAGCGCGAGATCGAGCTGGTGGCCGAGCGCTACGAGCAGGAGTTCGAGCGGCTCATGCCCCTGACCTACGCCGCGTTCCAGGCCAACGGACGGGTCGCGCCCTGA
- a CDS encoding polyribonucleotide nucleotidyltransferase — translation MEGPEIHSSEAVIDNGSFGTRTIRFEMGRLAQQAAGSAVAYLDDDTMLLSATSAGKHPKDQFDFFPLTIDVEERMYAVGRIPGSFFRREGRPSEDAILTCRLIDRPLRPSFVKGLRNEIQVVITVMSLNPDHLYDVVAINAASMSTQIAGLPFSGPIGGVRVALIRGQWVAFPTHSQLEEAVFDMVVAGRVVGDDVAIMMVEAEATSQTIELVRGGATAPTEEVVAQGLEASKKFIRVLCEAQSELAAKSTKETAEFPLFPDYQPDAFDAVAGAVTDELAAALTIAGKQEREAELDRVKGLAAERLAGQFEGREKEIGAALRSLTKKLVRQRVLRDKVRIDGRGLTDIRTLSAEVDVVPRAHGSALFERGETQILGVSTLNMLRMEQQLDTLSPETRKRYMHNYNFPPYSTGETGRVGSPKRREIGHGALAERALVPVLPTKDEFPYAIRQVSEALGSNGSTSMGSVCASTMSLLNAGVPLKAPVAGIAMGLISDEVDGSTQYVTLTDILGAEDAYGDMDFKVAGTREFVTALQLDTKLDGIPASVLGGALTQARDARLAILDVMLEAIDAPDEMSPFAPRIITIQIPVDKIGEVIGPKGKMINQIQDETGAEITIQDDGTIYIGATDGPKAEAARAQINAIANPHMPEVGERYLGTVVKTTTFGAFVSLMPGKDGLLHISKLRALAGGKRVENVDDVVSIGQKVLVEISEIDSRGKLSLTPVEEDGASAPADAPAEAADETVDA, via the coding sequence GTGGAGGGTCCCGAGATCCACTCGTCCGAAGCCGTCATCGACAACGGCAGCTTCGGCACCCGCACGATCCGCTTCGAGATGGGCCGCCTGGCCCAGCAGGCCGCCGGCTCCGCCGTCGCCTATCTCGACGACGACACGATGCTGCTGTCGGCCACCAGCGCCGGCAAGCACCCCAAGGACCAGTTCGACTTCTTCCCGCTCACGATCGACGTCGAGGAGCGGATGTACGCCGTGGGCCGCATCCCCGGCTCGTTCTTCCGCCGCGAGGGCCGCCCCAGCGAGGACGCGATCCTCACCTGCCGGCTCATCGACCGTCCGCTGCGCCCCTCGTTCGTCAAGGGCCTGCGCAACGAGATCCAGGTCGTCATCACGGTGATGTCGCTCAACCCCGACCACCTCTACGACGTGGTCGCGATCAACGCCGCCTCCATGTCGACCCAGATCGCCGGCCTGCCCTTCAGCGGCCCCATCGGCGGCGTGCGGGTGGCGCTCATCCGCGGCCAGTGGGTGGCGTTCCCGACCCACAGCCAGCTCGAGGAGGCCGTGTTCGACATGGTCGTCGCGGGCCGGGTCGTCGGCGACGACGTCGCGATCATGATGGTCGAGGCCGAGGCCACCAGCCAGACGATCGAGCTCGTCCGCGGCGGCGCCACGGCGCCCACCGAGGAGGTCGTCGCCCAGGGCCTCGAGGCGTCCAAGAAGTTCATCCGCGTGCTGTGCGAGGCGCAGAGCGAGCTGGCCGCCAAGTCCACCAAGGAGACCGCGGAGTTCCCGCTGTTCCCGGACTACCAGCCCGACGCCTTCGACGCCGTCGCCGGTGCCGTCACCGACGAGCTCGCCGCAGCGCTCACGATCGCCGGCAAGCAGGAGCGCGAGGCCGAGCTCGACCGCGTCAAGGGTCTGGCCGCCGAGCGGCTCGCCGGCCAGTTCGAGGGCCGCGAGAAGGAGATCGGCGCCGCGCTGCGGTCGCTGACCAAGAAGCTCGTGCGCCAGCGGGTGCTGCGCGACAAGGTGCGCATCGACGGCCGCGGCCTCACCGACATCCGCACGCTGTCGGCCGAGGTCGACGTCGTCCCGCGGGCGCACGGCTCGGCGCTGTTCGAGCGCGGCGAGACGCAGATCCTCGGCGTCTCGACGCTGAACATGCTCCGCATGGAGCAGCAGCTCGACACGCTCTCGCCCGAGACGCGCAAGCGCTACATGCACAACTACAACTTCCCGCCCTACAGCACCGGCGAGACCGGTCGCGTGGGCTCGCCCAAGCGCCGCGAGATCGGCCACGGCGCGCTCGCCGAGCGCGCCCTCGTGCCGGTGCTCCCGACCAAGGACGAGTTCCCCTACGCGATCCGCCAGGTGTCCGAGGCCCTCGGCTCCAACGGCTCGACGTCCATGGGCTCGGTCTGTGCCTCGACCATGTCGCTGCTCAACGCCGGTGTCCCGCTCAAGGCGCCCGTCGCGGGCATCGCGATGGGCCTCATCTCCGACGAGGTCGACGGGTCGACGCAGTACGTCACCCTCACCGACATCCTCGGGGCCGAGGACGCGTACGGCGACATGGACTTCAAGGTCGCCGGCACGCGCGAGTTCGTCACGGCGCTCCAGCTCGACACCAAGCTCGACGGAATCCCCGCCTCGGTGCTCGGCGGCGCGCTGACCCAGGCCCGCGACGCGCGCCTGGCGATCCTCGACGTCATGCTGGAGGCGATCGACGCCCCCGACGAGATGTCGCCGTTCGCGCCGCGGATCATCACGATCCAGATCCCGGTGGACAAGATCGGAGAGGTCATCGGCCCGAAGGGCAAGATGATCAATCAGATCCAGGACGAGACCGGCGCCGAGATCACCATCCAGGACGACGGCACGATCTACATCGGCGCGACCGACGGCCCCAAGGCCGAGGCCGCCCGGGCGCAGATCAACGCCATCGCCAACCCGCACATGCCGGAGGTCGGCGAGCGCTACCTGGGCACCGTCGTGAAGACCACGACGTTCGGCGCCTTCGTGTCGCTCATGCCGGGCAAGGACGGCCTGCTGCACATCTCCAAGCTGCGCGCGCTCGCGGGCGGCAAGCGGGTGGAGAACGTCGACGACGTGGTGTCGATCGGGCAGAAGGTGCTCGTCGAGATCTCCGAGATCGACTCCCGCGGCAAGCTGTCGCTGACGCCGGTCGAGGAGGACGGCGCCTCTGCCCCGGCCGACGCGCCGGCCGAGGCCGCCGACGAGACCGTCGACGCCTGA
- a CDS encoding branched-chain amino acid ABC transporter permease, giving the protein MLVNALSVGLATGVYGVSFGAVSVTGGLTVLQTQVLSVLMFTGGSQFALVGVLAAGGGAASAVATSVLLGLRNSFYGLTMAPILRVRGARRLVAAQLTIDESTAMAVGRTLEHDDGRASRLAFWATGLSVYVVWNLATLAGSLGASALGDPKVYGLDAAIPAGFIALVWPRLRDARSWTIGLSAAAVALVLTPFLRPGVPVLLTSVVAVVAGVLAVRRKAAQP; this is encoded by the coding sequence ATCCTCGTCAACGCGTTGTCCGTGGGGCTGGCCACGGGCGTGTACGGCGTCTCCTTCGGTGCGGTGTCGGTCACCGGGGGGCTCACCGTGCTCCAGACGCAGGTGCTCTCCGTGCTCATGTTCACCGGCGGCTCGCAGTTCGCCCTCGTGGGGGTGCTGGCGGCCGGCGGCGGCGCGGCGTCGGCCGTGGCCACGAGCGTGCTGCTCGGCCTGCGCAACTCCTTCTACGGCCTGACGATGGCGCCGATCCTGCGGGTGCGCGGCGCGCGGCGGCTGGTCGCCGCGCAGCTCACGATCGACGAGTCGACCGCCATGGCGGTGGGCCGCACCCTCGAGCACGACGACGGCCGAGCCTCGCGGCTGGCGTTCTGGGCCACGGGCCTGTCGGTGTACGTGGTGTGGAACCTCGCCACGCTGGCCGGCTCGCTGGGCGCGAGCGCCCTGGGCGACCCCAAGGTCTACGGGCTCGACGCCGCCATCCCGGCCGGGTTCATCGCCCTGGTGTGGCCCCGGCTGCGCGACGCCCGCTCGTGGACGATCGGCCTGAGCGCGGCGGCGGTCGCGCTCGTGCTGACCCCGTTCCTGCGGCCCGGCGTCCCGGTGCTGCTCACCAGCGTCGTGGCCGTGGTGGCGGGCGTGCTCGCGGTGCGGCGCAAGGCGGCGCAGCCGTGA
- the dapA gene encoding 4-hydroxy-tetrahydrodipicolinate synthase: MPRTSTPQRPFGRMLTAMVTPFHADGSLDTHAAAALAEDLVELGNDGLVISGTTGESPTTSDDEKERLLRAVVEAVGDRAHVLAGVGTYDTHHSIELARTAEKAGAHGLLVVTPYYSKPPQEGLVAHFTAVAEATGLPVMLYDIPGRTGTAIAAETLLRLAGHPQVVAVKDAAGDPFKAQRVMSRCELVYYSGDDAMNLPLLAVGAVGAVSVTGHVVADRIAAMIAAHEAGDVELARELNDELVPVTEGIMTRTQGVIAVKAALEHQGRPGGGALRLPLLPMPAADRHALVESLADGGVPGFESVA; encoded by the coding sequence ATGCCCCGCACGTCGACCCCCCAGCGTCCGTTCGGCCGGATGCTCACGGCGATGGTCACGCCCTTCCACGCCGACGGGTCGCTGGACACCCACGCCGCCGCCGCCCTCGCCGAGGACCTCGTCGAGCTCGGCAACGACGGCCTGGTGATCAGCGGCACCACGGGGGAGTCGCCCACCACGAGCGACGACGAGAAGGAGCGCCTGCTGCGCGCCGTCGTCGAGGCGGTCGGCGACCGGGCGCACGTGCTCGCCGGCGTCGGCACCTACGACACCCACCACTCGATCGAGCTGGCCCGCACCGCGGAGAAGGCGGGCGCGCACGGCCTGCTCGTGGTGACGCCCTACTACAGCAAGCCGCCGCAGGAGGGGCTCGTCGCCCACTTCACCGCGGTCGCCGAGGCCACCGGCCTGCCGGTGATGCTCTACGACATCCCCGGCCGCACCGGCACCGCGATCGCGGCCGAGACCCTGCTGCGCCTGGCCGGGCACCCGCAGGTGGTGGCCGTGAAGGACGCCGCCGGCGACCCGTTCAAGGCGCAGCGGGTGATGTCGCGCTGCGAGCTCGTCTACTACTCCGGCGACGACGCGATGAACCTCCCGCTGCTGGCCGTCGGCGCCGTCGGCGCGGTGAGCGTGACCGGCCACGTCGTGGCCGACCGGATCGCCGCCATGATCGCCGCGCACGAGGCCGGCGACGTCGAGCTCGCCCGCGAGCTCAACGACGAGCTCGTCCCCGTCACCGAGGGGATCATGACCAGGACCCAGGGGGTCATCGCCGTGAAGGCAGCGCTCGAGCACCAGGGCCGTCCGGGCGGTGGCGCGCTGCGGCTGCCTCTGCTGCCCATGCCGGCCGCGGACCGCCACGCCCTCGTGGAGTCGCTCGCGGACGGCGGCGTGCCGGGCTTCGAGTCGGTCGCATGA
- a CDS encoding AzlD domain-containing protein, translating to MWWAVVVSTLACYAAKLAGQSVPQRFLDQPLTREIADALPLALLMALVAVQTFSAGQSLVIDARAAGLAAAVVALLLRAPFVVVVVVAAAVAAAVRALGWAA from the coding sequence GTGTGGTGGGCGGTCGTCGTGTCCACCCTGGCCTGCTACGCGGCCAAGCTGGCCGGGCAGTCGGTGCCGCAGCGCTTCCTCGACCAGCCGCTCACGCGCGAGATCGCGGACGCGCTGCCCCTCGCGCTGCTCATGGCGCTGGTGGCCGTCCAGACCTTCTCGGCAGGGCAGTCGCTGGTCATCGACGCGCGCGCGGCCGGGCTCGCCGCCGCCGTCGTCGCGCTGCTGCTCCGCGCCCCGTTCGTGGTCGTCGTGGTGGTGGCCGCGGCCGTGGCGGCGGCCGTGCGGGCGCTCGGGTGGGCGGCGTGA
- a CDS encoding GNAT family N-acetyltransferase, producing the protein MGPVASPSSPHPHDHADVSVRPARPEDAAELAAVTYAGWTGPYAALLPEGAAASLREDALADEWRAAADAAPTPRHLVLVAVEADRVVGYAVTAPAADPDSAGADDVAEVLDLVVHPDHQRAGHGSRLLAAATDLLRERGVRGLTSWAAASDAPRAAFLRSAGLDADGATRVLDSGPGSRGVEQVRFSASLA; encoded by the coding sequence ATGGGGCCCGTGGCCTCCCCGTCCAGCCCCCATCCCCATGATCACGCCGACGTCTCCGTGCGCCCGGCCCGCCCCGAGGACGCCGCCGAGCTCGCCGCGGTGACGTACGCCGGCTGGACCGGGCCGTACGCCGCGCTGCTGCCCGAGGGGGCGGCGGCCTCGCTGCGCGAGGACGCCCTGGCCGACGAGTGGCGGGCCGCCGCCGACGCGGCCCCGACCCCGCGGCACCTCGTGCTCGTCGCGGTCGAGGCCGACCGCGTGGTGGGGTACGCCGTCACCGCCCCGGCGGCCGACCCGGACTCCGCCGGCGCCGACGACGTCGCCGAGGTGCTCGACCTCGTGGTGCACCCGGATCACCAGCGCGCCGGCCACGGGTCGCGCCTGCTCGCGGCGGCGACGGACCTGCTGCGCGAGCGCGGCGTGCGCGGGCTCACCTCGTGGGCGGCCGCGTCCGACGCCCCGCGGGCGGCGTTCCTGCGCTCCGCGGGCCTCGACGCGGACGGCGCCACCCGGGTGCTCGACAGCGGTCCGGGCAGCCGGGGCGTGGAGCAGGTGCGCTTCTCCGCGTCGCTGGCCTGA